In Hydrogenimonas thermophila, one DNA window encodes the following:
- a CDS encoding SH3 domain-containing C40 family peptidase yields the protein MIKAFFQLALFVILFAGCVSKEPIHPKILTEIEPFLKETTVNLSKEKQQKLYADFISHYYMPWQNKEVNATYEDITWAVRLYTSKKIYAENRLPLPADRLNRWIKNANYKSFNSLKKYAIVVHPSNLRVFPTNRPIFYNPKLDGEGYPFDYNQNSAIKAFTPLLVSHFSLDGGWAFVQSPFALGWIQVRDIAFISKEQIKTIMNLPKVVLLKEYVPIYEDQQNFLFYAKMATIFPFVGKESGFYKVLVPQKKRNSLVLVKSLIPNEWAKLMPVDFLPENVNCVAKELLGEPYGWGGMVEDRDCSTMTRDFFAPFGIWLPRNSKAQASIGELIDLSKMSDDEKEKTIIEKGIPFQTLIYLPGHIMLYIGNIDRKVYAMHNIWGIRTQNNGRYIIGKAVITDLHLGENLIDSEKGAILIKRIKSINIISR from the coding sequence ATGATAAAAGCTTTTTTTCAACTTGCTCTTTTTGTAATACTCTTTGCAGGTTGTGTATCAAAAGAGCCAATTCATCCCAAAATTCTAACAGAGATAGAACCATTTTTAAAAGAGACTACTGTCAATCTATCAAAAGAGAAACAGCAAAAACTCTATGCCGATTTTATCTCACACTACTATATGCCCTGGCAAAATAAAGAGGTAAATGCTACATATGAAGATATAACCTGGGCAGTTCGTCTCTATACATCTAAAAAAATATATGCTGAAAATAGATTGCCGCTACCTGCTGATCGTCTAAACAGATGGATAAAAAATGCCAACTACAAATCTTTTAACTCTCTAAAAAAGTATGCAATAGTAGTACACCCTTCAAATTTGAGAGTTTTTCCTACAAACAGACCAATCTTTTACAATCCAAAACTTGACGGTGAAGGGTACCCTTTCGACTACAATCAAAACAGTGCCATAAAAGCTTTTACACCTCTTTTAGTCTCTCACTTCAGCCTTGATGGAGGCTGGGCTTTTGTTCAAAGCCCATTTGCTCTTGGATGGATTCAGGTAAGAGATATAGCTTTTATATCAAAAGAACAGATAAAAACCATTATGAATTTGCCAAAAGTTGTTTTGCTTAAAGAGTATGTTCCAATTTATGAGGATCAGCAAAATTTTCTATTTTATGCAAAGATGGCTACTATATTTCCATTTGTAGGTAAAGAGAGTGGTTTTTACAAAGTTTTGGTACCGCAAAAAAAGAGAAATTCTCTTGTTTTGGTTAAATCACTTATCCCTAATGAGTGGGCTAAACTTATGCCTGTAGATTTTTTGCCTGAAAATGTCAATTGTGTTGCTAAAGAGTTGCTTGGTGAGCCTTATGGATGGGGAGGAATGGTAGAAGATAGAGATTGTTCTACTATGACAAGAGACTTTTTTGCACCATTTGGCATATGGCTGCCAAGAAACTCAAAAGCACAAGCAAGTATAGGAGAGTTAATAGACCTTTCAAAAATGAGCGATGATGAGAAAGAAAAAACTATTATAGAAAAAGGCATACCATTTCAAACTCTCATATACCTACCAGGACACATAATGCTCTATATAGGCAATATAGATAGAAAAGTTTATGCTATGCACAATATATGGGGCATTCGCACCCAAAATAATGGGCGCTACATAATAGGAAAAGCTGTTATTACAGACTTGCACTTGGGAGAGAATCTTATAGATTCAGAGAAAGGTGCTATTTTAATTAAACGTATAAAATCTATAAATATTATTAGCAGATAG